ggggAAGACCCTGGGGAAGACCGAGGACACGCTgaagagactatgtctctcggctggcctgggaatgccttgggatcctcccggaggagctggaggaagtgtctggggacagggaaatCTGGgtatctctgctgagactgctgcccccgcgacccggccccggataagcggtagaagatggatagatggatagatggatagatggatggatggatggtgtcgAGGCCCGTGGTGGGCTCATCCAGGAACAGGACGGACGGGTCGATGATCAGCTCCATGCTGATGttcgtcctcttcctctcacctcCCGAGATCCCGCGAATCAGCTGAGTGCCCACCTGGACCGGCAAGAAGGTCATGGTTCATACTGGATTTTCTGGACTAGAAGCTGTCGTTTGTTGAAGTTGGTGCGCTGGTCCTGGAGTTTGACCACAGAAAGACGCTACAGGAGCTCACAGGTAGCTGAAAGGTATGtctttaaaatatgtttttcactAGCATGTTAGCCACATATCAGCCAGTCGTCTGGGCAGCGAAGAGATTTCTCACAGCTTCTAAAATGCTTGAAAAACCTTCACGTCGAAGTGACCTATCACAACAATTCATGGAAAGTTAGTTTCACAAATTGAAGATTTGACCCGCTCACCTTGGAGTCGACCACCCGGCCCAGGCCCAGCTCGTGGATCAGCCGCTCCACCTTctgcctcttctcctcctcgctgATGCTCGATGGGAGGCGCAGCGCCGCCGAGAAGGCAAAGTTCTCTTTCAATGTCAGAGTCCC
The nucleotide sequence above comes from Salarias fasciatus chromosome 3, fSalaFa1.1, whole genome shotgun sequence. Encoded proteins:
- the LOC115382680 gene encoding ATP-binding cassette sub-family G member 2-like, coding for MGTLTLKENFAFSAALRLPSSISEEEKRQKVERLIHELGLGRVVDSKVGTQLIRGISGGERKRTNISMELIIDPSVLFLDEPTTGLDTI